The proteins below are encoded in one region of Microbispora sp. NBC_01189:
- a CDS encoding PAC2 family protein: protein MIEFEGLPELVDPVLIAAFEGWNDAGEASSGVLAHLEAEWKATPLVELDPEDYYDFQVTRPVIELGDGLTRSVAWPTTRLLLARPPGAKRDVVLLRGIEPNMRWRSFCAELVGLCHDLGVELAILLGALLNDSPHTRPVPITGSVSDLGMARALNLELNKYEGPTGIVGVLQHTLGTAGLQTVSLWASVPHYVAQPPNPKATLALLRRIEDMLDIPMPYGDLAEEARAWEHGVDELAAQDTEVAEYVRELEERKDATELPEASGDAIAAEFERYLRRRDRGTDR from the coding sequence GTGATCGAGTTCGAAGGGCTCCCCGAGCTCGTCGACCCGGTGCTGATCGCCGCGTTCGAGGGGTGGAACGACGCCGGCGAGGCGTCCAGCGGCGTGCTCGCGCACCTCGAGGCCGAGTGGAAGGCCACTCCCCTCGTGGAGCTGGACCCGGAGGACTACTACGACTTCCAGGTGACGCGGCCGGTGATCGAGCTCGGTGACGGCCTCACCCGCTCCGTCGCCTGGCCGACCACCCGGCTGCTGCTGGCCCGCCCGCCGGGCGCCAAGCGCGACGTGGTGCTGCTGCGCGGCATCGAGCCCAACATGCGGTGGCGCTCGTTCTGCGCGGAGCTCGTGGGGCTCTGCCACGACCTCGGCGTCGAGCTGGCGATCCTGCTCGGCGCGCTGCTCAACGACTCGCCGCACACCCGCCCGGTGCCGATCACCGGCTCCGTGAGCGACCTCGGCATGGCCCGCGCGCTCAACCTGGAGCTGAACAAGTACGAGGGCCCCACCGGCATCGTCGGGGTGCTCCAGCACACCCTCGGCACGGCCGGGCTGCAGACCGTGTCCCTGTGGGCGTCGGTCCCCCACTACGTCGCCCAGCCGCCCAACCCCAAGGCGACGCTGGCGCTGCTGCGCCGCATCGAGGACATGCTCGACATTCCCATGCCGTACGGCGACCTGGCCGAGGAGGCGCGGGCCTGGGAGCACGGCGTGGACGAGCTCGCCGCGCAGGACACCGAGGTCGCCGAGTACGTCAGGGAGCTGGAGGAGCGCAAGGACGCCACCGAGCTCCCCGAGGCCAGCGGCGACGCGATCGCCGCCGAGTTCGAGCGCTACCTGCGCCGCCGCGACCGCGGCACCGACCGCTGA
- a CDS encoding SRPBCC family protein — protein sequence MGEIKETIIEADPGVPVIRTSRDFAATPERLLRAHTDPVVFARWVGPDATVTRIEHWDARTGGSWRYVSAHDGVEYGFHGCFHEVRPDRIVQTFTFEGDPDGVALETLWFEDLGDGRTRLRTQSLTESFESRDAWLRSGMEVGVDEGYAKLDRMLRDDAV from the coding sequence ATGGGCGAAATCAAGGAGACGATCATCGAAGCCGACCCGGGCGTGCCGGTCATCCGGACGAGCCGTGACTTCGCGGCGACGCCCGAGCGGCTGCTCCGCGCGCACACCGATCCCGTGGTGTTCGCCCGGTGGGTGGGTCCCGACGCCACGGTCACCCGGATCGAGCACTGGGACGCGCGCACCGGCGGCAGCTGGCGGTACGTCTCGGCGCACGACGGCGTCGAGTACGGGTTCCACGGGTGCTTCCACGAGGTGCGGCCGGACCGCATCGTGCAGACCTTCACGTTCGAGGGCGACCCCGACGGAGTCGCGCTGGAGACGCTGTGGTTCGAGGACCTGGGCGACGGGCGGACGCGGCTGCGGACGCAGTCGCTGACCGAGAGCTTCGAGAGCCGCGACGCGTGGCTGCGCAGCGGCATGGAGGTCGGCGTCGACGAGGGATACGCGAAGCTGGACAGGATGCTCCGCGACGACGCTGTCTGA
- a CDS encoding metalloregulator ArsR/SmtB family transcription factor has product MATDALSRVFAALADPTRRDMVARLSEGDATVSRLAEPYRMTLQAVYKHLRVLEDAGLVSRPSGPQPRPVRLEAHALELVDTWIERHRVRVERRYRRLDAVLAETDGDENGRNQGDDHRSRPGRAGHPDEP; this is encoded by the coding sequence ATGGCCACGGACGCGCTGTCCCGGGTCTTCGCGGCCCTCGCGGATCCGACCCGGCGTGACATGGTCGCCCGGCTCTCGGAGGGCGACGCGACCGTGAGCCGGCTGGCCGAGCCCTACCGGATGACGCTGCAGGCCGTCTACAAGCACCTGCGGGTGCTGGAGGACGCCGGGCTCGTCAGCCGGCCGAGCGGGCCGCAACCCCGGCCGGTACGCCTGGAGGCCCACGCCCTCGAACTGGTGGACACCTGGATCGAGCGCCACCGGGTCCGCGTCGAGCGGCGCTACCGCCGGCTCGACGCGGTCCTGGCGGAGACGGATGGAGACGAGAATGGGCGAAATCAAGGAGACGATCATCGAAGCCGACCCGGGCGTGCCGGTCATCCGGACGAGCCGTGA
- a CDS encoding sirohydrochlorin chelatase — protein METPTLVMAAHGARSGHWESVMESLAARVRRARPGARVELGFLEISSPLLADVLAGAPGPVVVVPMLLAGGYHAHIDLPAVVARTRPDAVVAGRLGPHPLLTSVLARRLAAAGLRPCDAVILGAAGSSDPAALDDVRAAARLLSVRLARPVTAAFASSGTPTVAEAMERARSGLAPRVAVASYLLAPGFFHDRLGRAGADLVGAPLGVDDDLAALVWTRFDEALTRRDPTGLPALAS, from the coding sequence ATGGAGACCCCAACTCTGGTGATGGCGGCGCACGGGGCGCGCAGCGGGCACTGGGAGTCGGTGATGGAGTCGCTCGCGGCGCGGGTGCGCCGGGCCCGGCCCGGCGCACGGGTCGAGCTGGGTTTCCTGGAGATCAGCTCGCCGTTGCTCGCCGACGTTCTGGCGGGGGCGCCGGGACCGGTCGTCGTGGTCCCGATGCTCCTCGCCGGGGGATACCACGCGCACATCGACCTGCCGGCGGTCGTCGCCCGCACCCGGCCCGACGCGGTCGTCGCCGGGCGACTCGGCCCGCACCCGCTGCTGACCTCGGTGCTGGCGCGGCGGCTGGCCGCCGCCGGCCTGCGGCCCTGCGACGCCGTCATCCTCGGCGCGGCCGGGTCGTCCGACCCCGCCGCCCTGGACGACGTCCGCGCCGCCGCGCGCCTGCTGTCCGTACGGCTGGCGCGTCCCGTCACCGCCGCCTTCGCCTCGTCCGGCACTCCAACGGTCGCCGAGGCGATGGAACGGGCCAGGTCGGGCCTCGCGCCGCGGGTCGCCGTCGCGTCCTACCTGCTCGCGCCCGGCTTCTTCCACGACCGCCTGGGCAGGGCCGGGGCCGACCTGGTCGGCGCGCCCCTCGGCGTGGACGACGACCTCGCCGCCCTCGTCTGGACCCGCTTCGACGAGGCCCTCACCCGCCGCGATCCCACCGGCCTGCCCGCCCTCGCGAGTTAG
- a CDS encoding uroporphyrinogen-III synthase has translation MTALLEEAPMTLETAPDALAGFTIGVTATRRSEELSALLERRGARVVRAPAIRIVPLAEDTGLLAATRACLEAPIDDVVVTTGVGFRGWMAAAEGWGLSTDLNAHLSGARLLARGPKARGAVRAAGLADYWTPGTESCEEVKEYLLAQDLRGRRIAVQLHGEPLDGFVAALREAGADVIEVPVYRWLPYRDTSPLRRLISQAITGSVDAVAFTSAPAVLAMLGAARADGLEDALLAAFDTRVVAACVGPVTAGPLTQRGVRVVQPDRARLGALARILARHLPESGVTRLVAGGHELEIRGHAVVVDGDLKPLPPAPMAVLKRLAERPGHVVGRADLRVVLPGGPSRDSAEHAVEMAITRLRRALGPSGIVETVVKRGYRLACGRDER, from the coding sequence ATGACCGCGCTGCTTGAGGAGGCCCCGATGACCCTGGAGACGGCGCCGGACGCGCTGGCCGGGTTCACGATCGGGGTGACGGCGACCCGCCGCAGCGAGGAGCTCTCGGCGCTCCTGGAACGGCGGGGCGCCCGGGTGGTGCGGGCGCCCGCGATCCGCATCGTGCCGCTGGCGGAGGACACCGGGCTGCTCGCCGCGACCCGGGCCTGCCTGGAGGCGCCGATCGACGACGTGGTCGTCACCACGGGCGTGGGGTTCCGCGGCTGGATGGCGGCCGCGGAGGGCTGGGGCCTGTCCACCGACCTCAACGCCCACCTGTCCGGCGCCCGGCTGCTGGCCCGCGGCCCCAAGGCGAGGGGAGCCGTGCGCGCGGCCGGCCTGGCGGACTACTGGACGCCGGGCACCGAGTCGTGCGAGGAGGTCAAGGAGTACCTGCTCGCGCAGGACCTGCGGGGGCGCCGCATCGCCGTGCAGCTGCACGGCGAGCCGCTGGACGGCTTCGTCGCCGCGTTGCGCGAGGCGGGGGCCGACGTCATCGAGGTGCCCGTCTACCGCTGGCTGCCCTACCGCGACACCTCGCCGCTGCGCCGCCTGATCAGCCAGGCCATCACCGGCTCGGTGGACGCGGTCGCCTTCACCAGCGCGCCCGCCGTGCTGGCCATGCTGGGCGCCGCCCGCGCCGACGGGCTGGAGGACGCCCTGCTCGCCGCGTTCGACACCCGGGTGGTCGCGGCCTGCGTCGGCCCGGTCACGGCCGGGCCGCTGACCCAGCGGGGCGTACGGGTCGTCCAGCCCGACCGGGCCCGCCTGGGCGCGCTCGCCCGGATCCTCGCCCGCCACCTGCCGGAGAGCGGGGTCACCCGGCTCGTCGCGGGCGGCCACGAGCTGGAGATCCGCGGCCACGCCGTGGTGGTCGACGGCGACCTCAAGCCGCTGCCGCCCGCCCCGATGGCCGTGCTCAAGCGGCTCGCCGAACGCCCCGGGCACGTCGTGGGCCGCGCCGACCTGCGGGTCGTGCTGCCCGGCGGGCCCTCCCGCGACTCGGCCGAGCACGCCGTCGAGATGGCGATCACCCGGCTGCGCCGGGCGCTCGGCCCCTCCGGCATCGTCGAGACCGTCGTCAAGCGCGGCTACCGCCTCGCCTGCGGCCGCGACGAACGGTGA
- the nirD gene encoding nitrite reductase small subunit NirD produces MTILDETAANGTATRTGRWTPVCSYTDLLPERGAAVLVGARQVAVFRTFDGALYALGNFDPFSGAYVLSRGIVGTRGGAPTVASPMHKQVFSLVTGVCVDDPGVAVPTYPIRVTDGTVEVSVV; encoded by the coding sequence ATGACCATCCTCGACGAGACGGCCGCGAACGGGACGGCGACCCGTACCGGCCGCTGGACCCCGGTCTGCTCCTACACCGACCTGCTCCCCGAGCGCGGCGCGGCCGTGCTGGTCGGCGCCCGGCAGGTCGCGGTGTTCCGCACGTTCGACGGAGCCCTGTACGCCCTCGGCAACTTCGATCCCTTCAGCGGGGCGTACGTGCTGAGCCGGGGCATCGTCGGCACCAGGGGCGGCGCGCCGACCGTGGCCTCGCCCATGCACAAGCAGGTGTTCTCACTGGTCACCGGCGTGTGCGTGGACGACCCCGGCGTCGCCGTGCCGACCTATCCCATTCGTGTGACGGACGGAACCGTGGAGGTGAGCGTGGTATGA
- the nirB gene encoding nitrite reductase large subunit NirB, whose amino-acid sequence MRLVVAGHGPTAHRLIETLVERGFDGTVTVFGEEPRPAYDRVALTSYLSGKSVDDLTYRVPDGVSLRTGVKVVSVDRAARTVTTDAGYTEPYDVLVLATGSAPFVPPVPGRDLPGCFVYRTIDDLDAIREASRGARAGVVIGGGLLGLEAADALRGLGLETHVVEMSGRLMPRQVDEGGGSVLRNHIEALGLTVHTGAGVRSIEAGPDGRVAALVRPDGEAVDAQVVVFSAGVRPRDELARECGLEVGERGGIVVDEGMRTSDEHIYAVGECALAAGMVYGLVAPCFAQAEVAADRILRGSAAFTGADMSTKLKLLGVEVAQFGAMSGALDVTYMDPVAGVYKRLFVSDDATTLLGGICVGDAGPYNALRPFVGRPLPGAPSDLLFAGAGTTSADLPDDAQVCSCNNVTKGRICAAIADKGLTDVQGVKDCTRAGTTCGSCVPMLKQILVKSGVDVGKALCEHFAHSRAELFDIVSVRGITTFSQLISEHGTGRGCDICKPVVASILASLGRGHILDGEQAALQDTNDHFLANIQKNGTYSVVPRIPGGEITPDKLIVIGEVARDFGLYTKITGGQRIDLLGARVEQLPAIWRRLVDAGFESGHAYGKALRTVKSCVGSTWCRYGVQDSVGLAIALELRYRGLRSPHKLKSAVSGCARECAEARSKDFGVIATEQGWNLYVGGNGGFKPRHADLLAADLSTDDLVRTIDRFLMFYIRTADRLQRTAAWLEGLDGGLGYLREVIMEDSLGICADLDARMERHVATYADEWRAAIEDPDKLRRFVSFVNAPGIPDPSISFETERDQIKPVLIPLEAVRS is encoded by the coding sequence ATGAGACTCGTCGTGGCGGGACACGGACCGACCGCGCACCGCCTGATCGAGACGCTCGTGGAGCGGGGCTTCGACGGGACGGTCACGGTGTTCGGGGAGGAGCCCCGTCCGGCCTACGACCGGGTCGCGCTCACCTCCTACTTGAGCGGCAAAAGCGTGGACGACCTCACCTACCGCGTGCCGGACGGCGTGAGCCTGCGGACCGGTGTGAAGGTGGTCTCCGTCGACCGCGCCGCCCGCACCGTCACCACCGACGCCGGCTACACCGAGCCGTACGACGTGCTGGTGCTGGCCACCGGGTCGGCGCCGTTCGTGCCGCCGGTGCCGGGCAGGGACCTGCCGGGCTGCTTCGTCTACCGCACCATCGACGACCTCGACGCGATCAGGGAGGCGTCGCGGGGCGCCCGAGCCGGGGTGGTCATCGGCGGCGGCCTGCTCGGCCTGGAGGCGGCCGACGCCCTGCGCGGGCTCGGGCTGGAGACGCACGTCGTCGAGATGAGCGGCCGGCTGATGCCCCGCCAGGTGGACGAGGGCGGCGGCTCGGTGCTACGCAACCACATCGAGGCGCTCGGGCTCACCGTCCACACCGGCGCCGGGGTCCGGTCGATCGAGGCCGGGCCGGACGGCCGGGTGGCCGCGCTGGTCAGGCCGGACGGCGAGGCCGTCGACGCCCAGGTCGTCGTCTTCTCCGCGGGCGTACGGCCGCGCGACGAGCTCGCGCGGGAGTGCGGCCTGGAGGTCGGTGAACGCGGCGGCATCGTGGTGGACGAGGGCATGCGCACCTCCGACGAGCACATCTACGCGGTCGGCGAGTGCGCGCTGGCGGCCGGGATGGTCTACGGCCTGGTCGCGCCGTGCTTCGCCCAGGCCGAGGTGGCCGCCGACCGCATCCTGCGCGGCTCGGCCGCCTTCACCGGCGCCGACATGTCCACCAAGCTGAAGCTGCTCGGCGTCGAGGTGGCGCAGTTCGGGGCCATGTCGGGCGCGCTCGACGTCACCTACATGGACCCGGTCGCCGGCGTCTACAAGCGCCTGTTCGTCAGCGACGACGCCACGACCCTGCTCGGCGGCATCTGCGTCGGCGACGCCGGGCCGTACAACGCGCTGCGGCCCTTCGTCGGCAGGCCGCTGCCCGGCGCGCCGAGCGACCTGCTGTTCGCGGGCGCGGGCACCACGTCGGCCGACCTGCCGGACGACGCCCAGGTCTGCTCCTGCAACAACGTCACCAAGGGAAGGATCTGCGCGGCCATCGCCGACAAGGGCCTGACCGACGTGCAGGGCGTCAAGGACTGCACCCGGGCCGGCACCACCTGCGGCAGCTGCGTGCCGATGCTCAAGCAGATCCTGGTGAAGTCGGGCGTCGACGTCGGCAAGGCTTTGTGCGAGCACTTCGCGCACAGCCGGGCCGAGCTGTTCGACATCGTCAGCGTGCGGGGGATCACCACGTTCTCCCAGCTCATTTCCGAGCACGGGACGGGCCGCGGCTGCGACATCTGCAAGCCGGTGGTCGCCTCGATCCTCGCCTCCCTCGGCCGCGGCCACATCCTCGACGGCGAGCAGGCCGCGCTGCAGGACACCAACGATCACTTCCTCGCCAACATCCAGAAGAACGGGACCTACTCGGTGGTCCCGCGCATCCCGGGCGGCGAGATCACTCCGGACAAGCTCATCGTGATCGGCGAGGTGGCCCGCGACTTCGGGCTCTACACGAAGATCACCGGCGGGCAGCGCATCGACCTGCTCGGGGCCCGGGTCGAGCAGCTGCCCGCCATCTGGCGCCGCCTCGTGGACGCAGGCTTCGAGTCCGGGCACGCGTACGGCAAGGCCCTGCGCACGGTGAAGTCGTGCGTCGGGTCCACCTGGTGCCGGTACGGCGTGCAGGACTCGGTCGGCCTCGCCATCGCGCTGGAGCTGCGCTACCGCGGGCTGCGCTCGCCGCACAAGCTCAAGTCGGCCGTCTCCGGATGCGCCCGCGAGTGCGCCGAGGCCAGGTCGAAGGACTTCGGCGTCATCGCCACCGAGCAGGGCTGGAACCTGTACGTCGGCGGCAACGGCGGCTTCAAGCCCCGCCACGCCGACCTGCTGGCCGCCGACCTGTCCACCGACGACCTGGTCAGGACCATCGACCGGTTCCTGATGTTCTACATCCGCACCGCCGACCGGCTGCAGCGCACCGCCGCGTGGCTGGAGGGCCTGGACGGCGGCCTCGGCTACCTCCGTGAGGTCATCATGGAGGACTCGCTCGGGATCTGCGCCGACCTCGACGCGCGGATGGAGCGGCACGTGGCGACGTACGCCGACGAGTGGCGCGCCGCCATCGAGGACCCCGACAAGCTGCGCCGATTCGTCAGCTTCGTGAACGCCCCGGGCATCCCCGACCCCTCGATCTCCTTCGAGACCGAACGCGACCAGATCAAGCCGGTGCTGATTCCTCTGGAGGCAGTGCGCTCATGA
- a CDS encoding FAD-dependent oxidoreductase yields the protein MRLVVVGNGMAGARLVSEVRARDRDVKITVFGAEAWQPYNRVLLSNVVAGTSRPDQVRLLGPRWHAEHDVTAHLGVEVVAIDRDARTVVAADGTREPYDVLVLATGSEPVIPVIPGVERATAFRTLDDCDRIREAAASARGAVVIGGGLLGIEAARGLAGRGVPVTLLHVRDHLMERQLDAEAGLILRETLGSLGVAIRTGVTVTAVGERHVELAGGELVVADLVVVACGVRPVVGLAHDAGLEVERGVVVDDELRTDDPSIFAIGECAQHAGRVYGLVAPAWEQASVLADLLTGADKGARYRGSRLVTRLKAKSVELAAMGETHLTEEEAEIVRFSHRHKGTYRKLVIRDDRLVGAILLGETSAVGTLTQLFDRGGPLPGDRTGLLFPGVGAAATADNPTRMPDSARVCQCNNVTKGQIRACWESGARDVEAVAAATRATTGCGGCRDAVEGIVGWLCEQEGVSA from the coding sequence GTGAGGCTCGTCGTGGTGGGGAACGGCATGGCCGGCGCGCGTCTCGTCAGCGAGGTGCGCGCCCGGGACCGGGACGTCAAGATCACCGTGTTCGGCGCCGAGGCCTGGCAGCCGTACAACCGGGTGCTGCTGTCGAACGTGGTGGCCGGCACGTCGCGGCCGGACCAGGTCCGGCTGCTCGGCCCCCGCTGGCACGCCGAGCACGACGTGACCGCGCATCTCGGCGTCGAGGTCGTCGCGATCGACCGCGACGCCCGGACCGTCGTCGCGGCCGACGGGACGCGCGAGCCGTACGACGTGCTCGTGCTGGCCACGGGCAGCGAGCCGGTGATCCCGGTGATCCCCGGCGTGGAGCGGGCGACCGCGTTCCGCACGCTGGACGACTGCGACCGCATCAGGGAGGCCGCGGCGAGCGCGCGCGGCGCGGTCGTGATCGGCGGCGGGCTGCTCGGCATCGAGGCCGCGCGCGGGCTGGCCGGCCGGGGCGTCCCGGTGACGCTGCTCCACGTGCGCGACCACCTGATGGAGCGCCAGCTCGACGCGGAGGCCGGGCTCATCCTGCGCGAGACGCTCGGCTCGCTCGGCGTCGCCATCCGCACCGGCGTCACCGTGACCGCGGTGGGGGAGCGGCACGTCGAACTGGCGGGAGGGGAGCTCGTCGTCGCCGACCTGGTGGTGGTCGCCTGCGGCGTGCGCCCGGTCGTCGGGCTCGCCCACGACGCGGGGCTGGAGGTCGAGCGCGGCGTCGTCGTGGACGACGAGCTGCGCACCGACGACCCGTCGATCTTCGCCATCGGCGAGTGCGCACAGCACGCCGGCCGGGTCTACGGCCTGGTGGCGCCGGCCTGGGAGCAGGCGTCGGTGCTCGCCGACCTGCTGACCGGGGCCGACAAGGGCGCGCGTTACCGGGGCTCGCGGCTGGTCACCCGGCTGAAGGCCAAGAGCGTGGAGCTCGCGGCGATGGGCGAGACGCACCTGACCGAGGAGGAGGCGGAGATCGTCCGCTTCTCCCACCGGCACAAGGGCACCTACCGCAAGCTCGTCATCCGCGACGACCGGCTGGTCGGCGCGATCCTGCTGGGCGAGACCTCCGCCGTGGGCACGCTCACCCAGCTGTTCGACCGGGGCGGGCCGCTCCCGGGCGACCGGACCGGCCTGCTGTTCCCCGGCGTGGGCGCCGCGGCGACGGCCGACAACCCGACCCGGATGCCGGACTCGGCCCGGGTCTGCCAGTGCAACAACGTGACGAAGGGCCAGATCAGGGCGTGCTGGGAGTCCGGCGCGCGCGACGTGGAGGCCGTGGCCGCCGCGACGAGGGCCACCACCGGCTGCGGCGGCTGCCGCGACGCGGTCGAGGGCATCGTCGGCTGGTTGTGTGAGCAGGAAGGCGTGAGCGCATGA
- a CDS encoding molybdopterin oxidoreductase family protein codes for MSQVPGDTTLGSATHCPYCALQCGMHVANGEITPREDIPANAGGLCQKGWTAAELLTSPERITTPLLHGKPVTWEEALDYTAGRLRAIRAEHGPDAVAVFGGGGLTNEKAYQLGKFARVALRTSQIDYNGRFCMSSAAAAVNRAFGMDRGLPFPITDIGRADAVLLAGGNVAETMPPFVRHLTAMRSRGGRLVVIDPRLTQTARLADLHLQATPGTDLALALGLLHLAVAEGHADLGYLVERTIGFEAVRASVSAWWPERVERVTGVPVARMREAVRILGEAGRAMILTGRGAEQHAKGTDTVTAFVNLALTLGLPGREGSGYGCVTGQGNGQGGREHGQKADQLPGYRKIDDPAARAHVAAVWGVDPADLPGPGRSAYELLDALGTPEGPRALLLFGSNPVVSAPRAGHVTERLAALDLLVVADFVLSETAAMAGVVLPTTQWAEESGTMTNLEGRVLLRRQAAAPPPGARSDLRILGGLAERLGCGEKFPADPRTVFDELRQASAGGIADYSGITYERIAAETGVFWPCPATETTTETGTGAGTEPHPGTPRPFLDRFATPDGRARMVPVDHRPPAEDVDEEFPLYLTSGRVLAHYQSGAQTRRIRSLNQVAPEVFVEVHPELADRLSIASGDLVRVRSRRGAAEAVARVNASIRPDTVFMPFHWEGVNLLTNPALDPMSRMPEFKVCAAALERCTSEVSGEDMERDA; via the coding sequence ATGTCACAGGTCCCCGGGGACACCACACTGGGCTCGGCCACGCACTGCCCGTACTGCGCCCTGCAGTGCGGCATGCACGTCGCCAATGGCGAGATCACCCCGAGGGAGGACATCCCGGCCAACGCCGGCGGCCTGTGCCAGAAGGGCTGGACGGCGGCCGAACTGCTGACCTCGCCCGAACGGATCACCACCCCGCTGCTCCACGGGAAGCCGGTGACCTGGGAGGAGGCGCTCGACTACACTGCCGGCCGCCTGCGGGCCATCCGCGCCGAGCACGGCCCGGACGCCGTGGCGGTCTTCGGCGGCGGCGGGCTGACCAACGAGAAGGCCTACCAGCTCGGCAAGTTCGCCCGGGTGGCGCTGCGGACCAGCCAGATCGACTACAACGGCAGGTTCTGCATGTCCTCGGCGGCGGCCGCCGTCAACCGCGCGTTCGGGATGGACCGCGGCCTGCCGTTCCCCATCACCGACATCGGCCGGGCGGACGCGGTGCTGCTCGCCGGGGGGAACGTCGCCGAGACCATGCCGCCCTTCGTGCGGCACCTGACCGCAATGCGGTCCAGGGGCGGCCGGCTCGTCGTGATCGACCCCCGCCTCACGCAGACCGCCCGGCTGGCCGACCTGCACCTGCAGGCGACGCCGGGCACCGACCTCGCGCTGGCGCTGGGCCTGCTGCACCTCGCGGTCGCCGAGGGCCACGCCGACCTCGGCTACCTCGTCGAGCGCACCATCGGCTTCGAGGCGGTGCGCGCCTCCGTGTCGGCCTGGTGGCCCGAGCGGGTGGAGCGCGTCACCGGCGTCCCCGTCGCGCGGATGCGGGAGGCCGTGCGCATCCTGGGCGAGGCCGGGCGCGCCATGATCCTGACCGGCCGGGGCGCGGAGCAGCACGCCAAGGGCACCGACACCGTCACCGCCTTCGTCAACCTGGCGCTCACCCTCGGCCTGCCGGGGCGAGAGGGCTCCGGGTACGGCTGCGTGACCGGCCAGGGCAACGGCCAGGGCGGCCGGGAGCACGGCCAGAAAGCCGACCAGCTCCCCGGCTACCGCAAGATCGACGACCCGGCGGCGCGGGCGCACGTCGCGGCCGTGTGGGGCGTGGACCCCGCCGACCTGCCGGGACCCGGCAGGTCGGCGTACGAACTGCTCGACGCGCTCGGCACTCCGGAGGGGCCGAGGGCGCTGCTGCTGTTCGGCTCGAATCCTGTCGTCTCCGCGCCGCGCGCCGGGCACGTGACGGAGCGGCTGGCCGCGCTGGACCTGCTCGTCGTCGCCGACTTCGTGCTGTCGGAGACCGCGGCGATGGCCGGCGTCGTGCTCCCCACGACCCAGTGGGCCGAGGAGTCGGGCACGATGACCAACCTGGAGGGCAGGGTGCTGCTGCGCCGCCAGGCCGCCGCGCCGCCGCCGGGTGCGCGCAGCGACCTGCGGATCCTGGGCGGCCTCGCCGAGCGGCTCGGCTGCGGCGAGAAGTTCCCCGCCGACCCGCGCACCGTCTTCGACGAGCTGCGCCAGGCCTCCGCCGGCGGCATCGCCGACTACTCCGGCATCACCTACGAGCGGATCGCGGCCGAGACCGGCGTGTTCTGGCCCTGCCCCGCGACCGAGACCACGACCGAGACCGGAACAGGAGCCGGGACGGAACCGCACCCGGGGACGCCGCGGCCCTTCCTGGACCGCTTCGCCACCCCCGACGGCCGGGCCCGCATGGTGCCGGTGGACCACCGCCCGCCCGCCGAGGACGTGGACGAGGAGTTCCCCCTCTATCTCACCTCCGGGCGGGTGCTCGCCCACTACCAGTCGGGGGCGCAGACGCGCCGCATCCGGTCGCTCAACCAGGTCGCGCCGGAGGTCTTCGTGGAGGTGCACCCCGAGCTCGCCGACCGGCTGAGCATCGCGTCCGGCGATCTCGTGCGGGTGCGCAGCCGCCGCGGCGCAGCGGAGGCGGTGGCCCGCGTCAACGCCTCGATCCGGCCCGACACCGTGTTCATGCCGTTCCACTGGGAGGGCGTCAACCTGCTCACCAACCCGGCACTCGATCCGATGTCGCGGATGCCGGAGTTCAAGGTCTGCGCCGCCGCTCTCGAACGGTGCACCAGTGAGGTCTCCGGCGAGGACATGGAGCGTGACGCGTGA